From the genome of Pseudomonas mohnii:
TCCAGCCGGATGCCCAGACCCGGCAAAGCAAAGTAGATCAACAGAATCAACACCAGAATCGGCGTGTTGCGGATCACCGTCACATACACCGACGCCAGCACCCGTAATGCGCGGTGCTTCGACAGCAAAGCAAACGCCATCATCAGGCCGATCACGCAGCCGATCGCGATCGACACCAACGCCAGCTCGAGGCCCAGACCAAGCCCCGCCAGCAAGGTGTCGAAATCGCGCCACACGGCGGCAAAGTTCAACTGATAGTTCATGGTTGGCAGTACCTTGAGCGGGGCGATTTATCAGCGCCCCGCTCTCACGGGGTCATTTGAATTCGACGGGGAAACCGATGGCAGGCGTCGGCAGATCGACACCGAACCACTGCTTGAACGACGCCGCGTAAGCCGGGAACTCAACGCCAGTCATGGCTTCATGCAGCGTGGTGTTGACGAAGTTCAGCCAATCCTGATCGCCGCGTTTAACGGCGCAAGCGTAAGTCTGTGGGCTCCAGGCGTAAGCCGGGCTGCGGTAGCGGCCAGGGTTTTGCACCATCAGGTATTTCACCGAGGACTGGTCGGTGGCCGCGGCGTCGGCACGGCCCGAGTTCACCGCCTGATACATCAGGTCCACGCTGTCGTACTGATCGACCTTGGCCTTGGGCAATGCCTGATGCACCAACTCTTCGGCATAGACGTTTTGCAGCACCGCCACGGTAAGGCTGTCACCGGCGGCTTTCATGTCATCGATTTCCTTGTACTTGCTGTTGGCCGGTAACAACAGGCCAACACCTTCGCGGTAGTACGGCAGCGTAAACGCCACTTGCTGCGCACGGCTGGCGGTCACGGTGATGAACTGGCAACTGATATCGACCTTGTCGGTCAGCAGGTTGGGAATCCGCGCATCGGACGACTGCACCACGTACTCAACCTTGCTCGGGTCGTTGAACAAGCCCTTGGCGATCATGTGCCCGATATCAATATCGAAACCCTGCAACTTGCCGTCCGCCCCCTGGAAGTGCCACGGCGCATTGGTGCTGCCGGTGCCCACAATCAGTTTGCCGCGGGCCAGAACGCTATCGAGCTTGCTGTCAGCTGCCTGGGCCACGCCCACGGCAGCAGCAGACGCTGCGAAAAGAAAAACACACGCTTTGAACAAGGAAGGACGGCGATGCATGGCAAGCACTCCAGATGATGGTTATTCCGCTATACCGGAACATGGTATGTAACAACGGAATAGACAGCAGAAAGTGTGCCACAGGTTGTGCGTAGAATGCTGGGGAGATTGAAAAGTGTTTCGAATCAGAAGGATGCGTAAAAACCGGGAAAGCGTGTTACGAAAGGAACAATTTTCGAACGCTACCGTTGGCTACGAAGGACGGGTAGCAGGTTCACAATTGGTGCGCTGCTGCTCCTGAAAAGAAACGCGTCGTTGAGCAACGTCTGGCCGACGCTGGCCTACGAACAACAGAGGCCAAACCCGCCAGCGCGCGGGTAAAGCCAGCACCACTGCCCAGGGGATCAAGTTGAGCGGGCACGGTAGCACCTTCCCTTCACCCGCACGCCGCCCCCGTCAATCGACATAGGTCACGTATCCGGCCATCAAGTTCGGCCGCTCGAACGTATCGATATCCTCGACGCGTTGGTGCATTTCGCTCACGATTTGCTTGAACGTTGCATCATCCATGTCGATCCAGTAACGCGGGTTGCGGCCGGTGAGGCGGTCGTACTCGGCGGTGGAGGGGTCGAGGTGGCGGTATTCTTCGTACTGCGGCAAGTCCGGCAACGGGCGGCTGACGTCCATGTAGTTCTGGATGAAATCCCACAGGGCGCAAGGCGGTTGGAAGTCGGGACCGGGGCACATCAGCGCGCCGAAGTTGATCATGATGTTGCGGTTGCGATGGGCGAGGTAAAGCACGTTCAACGGCATGCCCTGACTGTCCGGGGACGTGGCGATGTAGGCATCAAACTCGTAGAACGGCGCGGTGAGTTCACCGATGGTGCCGTTCTTTTTGTATTCGCCGTTGTTTTTGTAGTCGAAGACCGTGACCAGACCGGTGCGGCGGTTGAGTTCCCAGATGGGGCCTCGGGAGGGTTTTATCCAGAGGTTGGGGGATTTGTCTATTACCAACTTACCTATTGCCCAGGAACCCAATGGGATTCCAAGAGTTATGGATGAATATTTTGTGATATTGAACGCCGTTTCCTGCCAGTTTTCTTCGCTATTAATTAGTATTAAGGTGGAGATGGAAAACAATATAAATAAAAAAAACCAAAATGAAAATTTTCCTATCGAGTATAAATAAATCCAGAAGTGCGATACATCTGACAAAAGTGCATATCTAAAACATTCATGATCGTCCTTGATATGAAAATCGATATGTTCGAATGGGCTCGAAATATGGGTTCCTGCGGCTATTTGCTCTTCACGCTCCTTTTTGAATTTTTCATGCAAGCGAAGCTTCTTGGGAGAGAATTTTTCGAGAGCACTTGCAGGTGTTAAGTCCTTCGCACCACCCCAAGGCAATCTGGACTTGGCAAAACGCATGATCCATGAGCGCTCAGCAGAGCGTTCTTGCTGGGGCACCTCGGTCAACCCGTAAGCCGTCTTCGCGTAATACGACTCCTGAGTCATTTGTTAGTGCCTCGTGATGTATGTGTCACCTCATCCGCCCAATAAAGTTCGCCCTCACTGCCGAAGTTGGGTTTTATGTGGGTGGCATCAAACGGCGTCCCATCCTTCGGTGGTGGCGCAGGAAAATGCCAGCGTATAAGGCGTCCTGGCGCGGAAGTCATGTTTGGCATCAGGGATGAATTGAGGGTTGAGGCCTTCCCCCAACACACGCATATTTTTTGTCGCTCAGTCGACATAGGTCACGTATCCCGCCATCAAGTTCGGCCGCTCGAACGTATCGATTTCATCGACGCGCTGATGCATTTCGCTGACGATTTGCTTGAACGTTGCATCATCCATGTCGATCCAGTAACGCGGGTTGCGGCCGGTGAGGCGGTCGTATTCGGCGGTGGTGGGGTCGAGGTGGCGGTATTCCTCGTATTGCGGCAGGTCCGGCAACGGGCGGCTGACGTTCATGTAGTTCTGGATGAAATCCCAGAGGGCGCAAGGCGGTTGAACGTCGGGACCGGGGCACAGCAGCGCGCCGAAGTTGATCATGATGTTGCGGTAGCGATGGGCAAGGTAAAGCACGTTTAACGGCATGCCCTGACTGTCCGGGGATGTGGCGATGTAGGCATCAAACTCGTAGAACGGCGCGGTGAGTTCACCGATGGTGCCGTTCTTTTTGTATTCACCGTTGTTTTTGTAGTCGAATACCGTGACCAGGCCGGTACGGCGATTGAGTTCCCAGATGGGGCCTCGGGAGGGTTTTATCCAGAGGTTTTGGAAAAATTTAATTACCACAGCCCCAGCCATCCAACACAGTAAAGGAAGCCCGAGTAAAACAACAAGAGTTACACTGTAATCAGCAATGATATCGCTCAATATTTTTTTGGTATCTATAAACTCGGCCGTCAATATAAAAAATGAAAGTGTAAGAAAAATTAGAAATAAAATACGCCCTACTCCCACCATATAAATCCAAAAGTGGGAGCTCACAGGAAGAAGTGCATACCGAAAGCTTTCATGGTTATCCCTCATATGAAAATCAATATGCTCAAATGGACTAGGAGTATAAGAGCCTTTGGCGATTTGCTCTTCGCGTTCTATCTTTGAATGCTCTTGATTTCGAAGGTCTCGTGGCGAGTATTCCTCCACAAAGCTGACGGGCGTTACTTCGTCGGCATTACCCCAAGGCAGTCTGACCTTGGCAAACCGCATGATCCATGGTCGTTCATTGGATGGCTCTTGCTCGGGCACCTCGGTCGACCCATAAGCCGTCTTGGCGTAATAAGATTCCTGGGTCATTTGTTAGTGTCTCGTGATGTATGTGTCACTTCATCTGCCCAATAAAGCTCACCCTCACTGCCGAAGTTGGGTTTTATATGGGTGGCATCAAACGGTGTCCCATCCTTCGGTGGTGGCGCAGGAAAGTGCCAGCGTTGATGGTGTTGCTCCAGTACACACTGAGCCCGGACTTGCCATTGATGGGCGATACCGGATGAGCCTGTTACCGCGTCGAACGCGTAGCTCGCTGGGGTTTTGAAAAACAGTTCCAGCCCCTGCGGTAGCAGCCGTTGGGCATTGGGTGGAACGAGGCGGCTATCGATCAGTTTTGTGAACGGCACCGTTTCACTTTTGAGGCGCCCCCCTTTGAGTTCGAAGGTATTGAGTCGACAGTGGGCATTGATGTTCAGGGTGCCGAGGTTTGCAATTAAGCCCGGCAAGTTACTCTCAATGCGAATGCAGGTATTGGACGAGATCACTTGAAAAGGTGTCCTGGCGCGAAAGTCATGTTTGGCATTGGGGACGAATTGAGGGTTGGGGCCTATGTTGATGCGAATGTCGGCAAACAAACTGATCAGGTAATAAAAACCACGCTGCGGATCCAGCAGGTGCGCATTATCTGAATGAACTTGCGTGCCGAACGGGCCATTGACCAGCCATTCTTCGATGGGCTTGTCGCTCAGCCACCAGGCCAG
Proteins encoded in this window:
- a CDS encoding transporter substrate-binding domain-containing protein, translating into MHRRPSLFKACVFLFAASAAAVGVAQAADSKLDSVLARGKLIVGTGSTNAPWHFQGADGKLQGFDIDIGHMIAKGLFNDPSKVEYVVQSSDARIPNLLTDKVDISCQFITVTASRAQQVAFTLPYYREGVGLLLPANSKYKEIDDMKAAGDSLTVAVLQNVYAEELVHQALPKAKVDQYDSVDLMYQAVNSGRADAAATDQSSVKYLMVQNPGRYRSPAYAWSPQTYACAVKRGDQDWLNFVNTTLHEAMTGVEFPAYAASFKQWFGVDLPTPAIGFPVEFK